DNA sequence from the Bufo bufo chromosome 3, aBufBuf1.1, whole genome shotgun sequence genome:
TCACAGTAAGCATACTTCCATGTAGAGTAGGTGCCATGAAACATAACCATACctttcttctgaaaatccagttctCTGATCCTGAGAAACTTGTCTTTTTTATGCAAATAATGTTTTTGGTATACTATGGGCAGGGCTCCACCATAAGGCTGCGCAGCAACTCCCCCTCTTGTTTGATTGACAGTCCCTGAGATTACAGAGATGGTAGCTGGGATGCACGGGAAACCAAAAAACTTTTtggtataaaaataataaagacaTTTCTTTCAGGACTAGAGGAACAGATTTCCAcaagaaatgttatattttaaaggATATGCTTACTTTAAAACAGATTTTggagacagactccctttaactaatggctatgaaactgcAGAATAGGTCAGAGATCTATTCTTATCGCAGATCCACCACACTACACTAAAAACTATCACTTTAATCACATAAAGATGACATACCAGACATGTTTTTGTGACAGGATACTAACACATTGAATTCACATAAGAAAATTAAATAATTTTATAGCATACTAAATTGTTATAGAAACATGcttataggaactcgccatatATGACAAAATTGTTTGGCCAATTGCAGGTAAAGAACTAAAGTTAGATGTGGACCTTTGATAGCTGTTAGCTAAACCCTTGTTCATTCAACAGCTATACCTTTAGATCTTGCTATACATATTCATGTTCGGTTCAGCTAAGCGCGCATGTGGTCTCAATAGGGAAAAGATAATATGTCTCTACCAGACATCCCCTTAAGAACAATGCATCAGGCATGGTAAAATTCAAAATTCATGATCCTTTTTCGCCCACCTTTTGCCGGATGAACGCAGGGCAAACATCTAACAAACTTAGATGTTCAGTTGGTCATGGCAAAATCAATAGGTGCGAAGAAGAGACCAGTATAGCTGTGTGTGCGGGACCAGGATGGAACACCTCAAGAGCTGAGACATGAGATCTCATGAAATTGTTCACCCAAATGTGTAGCTAGGTATGAAACGTGTCTTGCTCTCATTGTAGGCATTTTGGAAATATAAGTGGCCTCTATACCCTTTAAGCCCTATATATTGACTCTTTTATAGCCTTTATAAGTTGGGTTCGAAATCTGTTGCTGGCAAAATAGTAAAGTATAGGATTGACGCAACTATTGAAAAAAGCAAAGCAAATAGTAAATGGTATTAACACATTAAGATTCTGAATGGTTCCACAGTTGCTAATGATACCAAAACGAGCTAACCATTTCAAGATGTTCAAAATGTGCAATGGCAGCCAGCATATCAGGAAAGCAAGCACCATAGATACCACCACCTTTAGGATTTGGTCACTTTTGGTTTTCTTCACCTTTTTCTTTGCAGACTCCAGAATTATTTTATACATCATATAATAACAGATTCCTTGTATCGTGAAAGGTATCACAAAGCCAACCACATACTTCATTAAGTCTGCAAATATTGGCCAAAACAAACTGTTCGGTGGGTATCTCATGCCACAGACAATGTGCTGAGAAACGTACGAATAGTAGGTCTGTCGAAAGTAGATTGATGGGATGCTCATCACTAAAGCTGAAACCCAAATTAGAAGAGTAACAATTTTAGCTTTGGTAAGAGTTCGCTTTTTGAGAGACTGCATTGGACGTACAATCCCAAAGTAACGATCTATACTGAGGCACGTAAGCAGGAAGATGCTGGCGTACATGTTCACTGATGACATTGCAGCACACAATTTGCACATTGTAGGACCAAAGATCCACTTGTATTTTCCAAAAAGATCCACTGCCCATAGTGGCAGTGTGGCAACAAAGAACAAGTCTGCTATAGCCAGGTTCACAATGTAGATATTGGCCACTGACTTTCTCTGGAGGCAACATGACAGACCCACTACTATGGTCATGTTTCCAATGATGCCTACTATGAAGATGAGCAGGTACAGTATGGGGATAAGAACAAAGTGATAGGCAGCACCATTTTTCAGATTTGAGCAGTTTGACTGGACAAGAGCACTAGGAGTCTGGAGAATAACATCAAGTGATCCAGCTGATGCATTTGAAGATAAATCCATGATCAGGAAGAAGAAAATATGTCCCAAAACCTGAAAGAAATATAGTTTGTGAATTTGTGTGTATTTTTATGTAAATAACAGGGAATGGTCTGGTTTCTATCACATACTGCATgtgaaaaacatattttgcaaGGCATGGCAAACCAGAGATCAGGAAATACCTCATATAAGCCATTTATACCTTATACCCATTTGAATCATTCTTGATGGGTACATTAACAGGGGCGTAACTTtaattcatagggccccatagcagaaTAAGATGAGGCCCCACCACCTAGTGTAAGACAATTAAAACATCAGCATAAGCAGTAATAATTAAAGGTATGTATAATAGCACGATATATTAGAAAAACCCTCATAATTGCAAAAAGACACCATATTGTTATTTCCCACAAAAAGGTACAATATTTTTGCACCTGATTGAGCAGGGGTGGATATCAACAGCAAAAGGTTCTAGGTGTAAGAAAGGTGTGCATGCTCTCTACAGCCTAACATGTGATTTGTCAAGAAAGAGGTCTCTTCTTTCTGGAGATCTGAGGGTATTCAAGTGTTAAGACCCCGTTCAATATGTTAAAATAGTTTGCCCAACTTTTAGTATCCTTtgaatatgtcataaatgtctaaGATGAGAAGTTATATCCTTGCAATATTCCATACCTTGCGTTTTCCGAAAaatccttaaagaggttgtccagccttttttaAGTGATGGCCCATTTTTggaataggccatcactagctgatcggtAAGGGTCTGGCAACCTACACCCCTGCACATCAGCTGTTTGGATGTAGCTCCATCACTGAAAGTTGGAGCTGGAACTACACTGTGCCAGTGAAGTCAATCGGAGCAGAACCACAGTGACGAGTGCTATCCACTACAATGTTGACAGTGCTCTGTAGCTCCAGCGCTGACTTCTGGTGATGTAGCTACACAAAACAGCTAATCAACAAGGGTGCAGGgttaccccaccgatcagatagtgatggccaattctgaggataggccattacttAAAAAcggctggacaacctctttaacatgaTAAAATTCTCACTACAGAGTAAAACAAAGCAGTAGATAAGGTTTGAAAATGAATCTGCAAAGATTTGGCCTTGCCTTCAAATGTTACATAGGTAAACAATGCCTGTCCCCATACTGTCTACTTTTAGTCCGCAATTGAGCCATTGATTTATATGACAACCAAGAAGCAATATGCTGAACCACCTGTGAGCCTTGTGTGCCTATTATGCTCTCAGATTAGTCCCAATACAACAGATTTAAAAAATTTGTAATCTGAGACAAACTGGTTTCCATCCAACATCCATCCAGTGAAAGAGGTGTACTGTCTTCTTCTGCACAATGCGCACATACCCAAAGAAACTGGACTCTTCTCCTGGTCACAACTCaggtaatatacagtcaggtccataaatattgtgacatcgacacaattctaacatttttggctctatacaccaccacaatggatttgaaatgaaacaaacaagatgtgctttaactgcagactgtcagctttaatttgagggtatttacatcaaaatcaggtgaacagtgtaggaaatacaacagtttgcatatgtgcctcccacttgttaagggaccaaaagtaatgggacaattggcttctcagctgttccatggctaggtgtgtgttattccctcattatcccaattacaatgagcagaggttcagagttaatttcaagtgtgctatttgcatttggaatctgttgctgtcaaccctcaagatgagatccaaagagctgtcactatcagtgaagcaagccatcattaggctgaaaaaacaaaacaaagccatcagagagatagcaaaaacattaggcatggccaaaacaactgtttggaacattcttaaaaagaaggaacgcacctatgagctcagtaacaccaaaagacccggaagaccacggaaaacaactgtggtggatgaccgaagaattctttccctggtgaagaaaacacccttcacaacaactggccagatcaagaacactctccaggaggtcggtgtatgtgtgtcaaattcAACAATCAAGaggagacttcaccagagtgaatacagagggttcaccacaaaatgtataccattggtgagcctcaaaaacaggaaggccagattagagtttgccaaacaacatctaaaaaagccttcacagttctggaacaacatcctatggacagatgagaccaagatcaacttgtaccagagtgatgggaagagaagagtatggagaaggaaagaaactgttcatgatcctaagcataccacctcatcagtgaagcatggtggtggtagtctcatggcgtgggcatgtatggctgccaatggaactggttctcttgtatttattgatgatgtgactgctgacaaaagcaacaggatgaattctgaagtgtttcaggcaatattatctgctcatattcagccaaatgcttcagaactcattggacagcacttcacagtgcagatggacaatgacccaaagcatactgcaaaagcaaccaaagagttttttaagggaaagaagtggaatgttatgcaatggccaagtcaatcacctgacctgaatccgattgagcatgcatttcacttgctgaagacaaaactgaagggaaaatgccccaagaacaagcaggaactgaagacagttgcagtagaggcctggcagagcatcaccagggatgaaacccagcgtctggtgatgtctatgcgttccagacttcaggctgtaattgactgcaaaggatttacaaccaagtattaaaaagtgaaagtttgatttatgatcattattctgtcccattacttttggtcccttaacaagtgggaggcacatatgcaaactgttgtaattcctaaaccgttcacctgatttggatgtaaataccctcaaattaaagcctcatgcacacgaccgttgtttgtttccgcgtccgttccgccgattttagcgtttctgatgcggacccattcatttctatggagccgttgaaaatgcagATAGTCCACCATTTGTTATCCGTGTCAGTGGtctgtggttccagtccgtcaaaaaaatataacctgtcctattcttgtccgcgaaaaATGGttggcggacccattcaagtcaatgggaccgccaaAAATGCGGATGCACAACCGTCTGTCatgcgcgtccgcgtccgtttttgtaGAATCATTATCCTGGGTGGGGATATTAAAATTACACTTAATTtaccttcctttatttttggcggTCCGTcccaaaaaaacagaagacacacggaaacacaacgcCCAAAAAAAACGGCAAcagaaacggaacaacagatccccaatttgcggaacggaaaacaacaacggtcgtgtgcatgaggcctaaagcagacagtctacagttaaagcacatcttgtttgtttcatttcaaatccattgtggtggtgtagagagccaaaaatgttagaattgtgtcgatgtcccaatatttatggacctgactgtaaaagtTCTTTTACTAGTAAATGCTGAAACATCTGTCTGTGACAGACATGCTGGTGGTTTAGTAGCCCCAAACCTGGTGCCAGGCTCCATTTAATGCAgtttaaatctatctatctatcttgtaaTAGAAGAATGAGACAACACTCCAAATGCGGTGAAAGGACGGTATACCCACTTTATTCACCCCAAACACAACGTTGGCTTGGGTTGGCTTTCTTGGTTTGAGAAACGCCtcattgtgctgggctgaaacgttgTGTTAGGGGTGAATAAATCAGGTTCACCACCCTTTCACcatatctggagtgctgcctcattcttccATTACTATCCAGTAGCTTCCAACCCACAGCCTGGAGGGACTGCACCCATCATCTCCATATTTGTCTAGTGCTGCTGTGTTTTGTGttttagtatctatctatctatcttctatctagcttgtctatctatctatctatctatctatctattatctatcctatCTATCCATCAACAAAAAACAAGCAGCGCTCCAGGATCTTCAAATGTAGAAGTGTTTAATTTCTCTGTGCTGGAGCCATTTCAAGCTGTCTGACTGTCATACATAGTCTAACATATGTTTCTTTAAAAACAACATACATGGGTGAATAGATACATGCATGTTTGAGTAAACATTACATAATCCAAAATAAGTTTTCTAGATGATGTTGACCATTTGTGCATTTCTCCAGGTGGCATATCAGAATAAACTATACAGTAATAATTATTTAGTTAGACTAGTGACATTTACGTGAGATGAGAGAATTAATTCTACAATTTTACCCACATTTTTCTGTATATTCTGATTCTAACAAATCCGAATGTTGTGTGATATGATTAGGAAAAATCAAGATGAAAGAGCGAAAGACTTTTCCAGGCAATTGGGGCACTTTCAATTTGTGTGGAATTTATTCAGAACTAATCAGACGGCTGATTCAGTTGAATTGGACCTGAATagaattttaagaaattcgctcttcTCATATCATCACTTTTGTCCATAAATCCTTAGCAACAGCAGTATGCAAACTTCAACTGCATAAAATTGGTTAGCAGATTAGTATACAAATGAATAACATCACAATTTCTCCTTAACGAGTCACTTTGAATAAGATAATACATCTGCAGGTTTTTATAAGGCAAAAACTTACCAAACCACATAGAATCAGTGCTGTGGGTAATAAGTTCTTGCTGTTCCCTGTTATTAGCTGCAGATCACAGACATCTGTAACAGTGTGACAACAGCTGAACATCGAGCTTTGCTTGCAAATGACCACCATGCATATACAGACAATATTTCTAGTTGATCTCCAGCATTTTCCATAGTGTTATTGAAGAGCTACTTTGGCTTTCTTCTCTTCTTTCTATTATTGACCAGTGTAGAATTTCCAGGACATCTAGCAAGCTGACAGCTACTTTGTCTTTATGCTGTAATGGATCACTGGTCTTATCAGCATCTGGGTGGAGTTTATCTGTCTGCCTACAGCAATAATAAACCATCCTTTTAGGTAATTTGTACAGAATGTAGTTTTAATGGACCGTGTTCAAAATACAGTGCATCTGTCATTATTAGAGATTTCTACTCTTGACCCTAAACCAGTGGTGCACAGCCTTTGGTCTGGGGGCCACATGTGGCCCCTGATGTAATTCTGTGACGATCCTAACTGATATCAATAGATGGGCTGCGGACCCACAGTtccaactaactggtttgactTTAGGCTATTCTTGAGGGCCTTGTCCTATCGTTCTCCTGGTTTTTACTCTTTAacccttatacagggatctggtcttcagaCCAGAGGAGAGCCACAAGGCTGCTACcttggtgtagttggcagctaaCACATTGGAGCGGTCAGGGCAGGGAGCTCAGGGTCAACACTGTGAACAGGCATGAGTCAGGTCAGGCGGCAGagaatcccaatccaatagacagGCAGAAGTCGGTACACAAACAGACAAATGGATATagctcttttacagggtcaagcAGACCAAAGGACCTGGCAGGATCTACATATAGAGACCTATTGCTCAGGAAACAGAAGGAAACAGCCAGGTATATATAGAAGCAGCTAATTAGCAATTATACACAGCCATACAGCAGCTTAAAGATTAGGAGAAGATTAACCCTTGGAGGGTTACACACTGAGGTTCAAAGAATACAAATCCTAACACACACAGGACAATGATGCCCTAGCCTGCTGCCACAGTGCCTGAATTATGACAGACACAGGGTGAGTGGAGCAGCACCTATGCCCATCCATGACATCGGGAAAGCAGCAGACAGGGGCTACCTGTGTAACAACAACCATCTAGTTGCTTTCCACATCAGAATGTGGCACACAACTCAGGATCGGAGGTAAAATTATAATGATGCAATGAGTAGCTATGTTTGGTCCATGCCCAACAATTGGCTGCCTGACCCCTGTTTGAGGTTCTTGAGGTCACTTGTACTATAAATTTATGTAAAGTTATGCGAAAAGTTAGTGACCACTTAAGTTCAGACACCCCCCGCCCCCCATTGAAAGGTGCCCTAGAAGTGAACAGCAATAGTCTGGGCATGCTTGCTGGCCTCTGTTTTCTAATTATATGGTTTGTACATTGGACAGAAATGTCCTTTGTTAtcttgattagagatgagcgaatttctcacaaATTCAATTCGGTCTGTTTGCAGAATTTtccaaagatttgattcgatccaaatttatttgtggcgaatctcattacaaaacagctatttcctagctgcagagagtctgtatagtggtgtagaacactgtgccttacagtaacatgcatagggagtctgctgtggtagtgaaacaatactgtgagtcagtatgacacgcatatgacaggcgtcgctcttagaatcactgcacacttcacttatttgggcagttatggggccaaaactgaccaaatatctcaagtgtgaactcagccttacaggtcaatgttttcgccaggtataaagaactgtgcagaagCCAAAGATCCTACTATAACGTGAAAGAgcgctgtcacgatcagtgtggggggaaaactccacactgaacacaggagggaaggggaacagt
Encoded proteins:
- the LOC120993905 gene encoding type-2 angiotensin II receptor-like; the protein is MDLSSNASAGSLDVILQTPSALVQSNCSNLKNGAAYHFVLIPILYLLIFIVGIIGNMTIVVGLSCCLQRKSVANIYIVNLAIADLFFVATLPLWAVDLFGKYKWIFGPTMCKLCAAMSSVNMYASIFLLTCLSIDRYFGIVRPMQSLKKRTLTKAKIVTLLIWVSALVMSIPSIYFRQTYYSYVSQHIVCGMRYPPNSLFWPIFADLMKYVVGFVIPFTIQGICYYMMYKIILESAKKKVKKTKSDQILKVVVSMVLAFLICWLPLHILNILKWLARFGIISNCGTIQNLNVLIPFTICFAFFNSCVNPILYYFASNRFRTQLIKAIKESIYRA